In a genomic window of Quercus lobata isolate SW786 chromosome 4, ValleyOak3.0 Primary Assembly, whole genome shotgun sequence:
- the LOC115987520 gene encoding protein RBL isoform X2 produces the protein MNAPIIDPLQGDFPEVIEEYLEHGVMKCIAFNRRGTLLAAGCSDGNCVIWDFETRGIAKELRDKECNAAITSVCWSKYGHRILVSAADKSLTLWDVVSGERITRTTLQQTPLQARLHPGSSTPSLCLACPLSSAPMIVDLTTGSTTVLPVSVPDAGNGLVPASRNKFSDGTPPFTPTAACFNKYGDLVYVGNSKGEILIIDYKTIQVHAMVPVTGGAVIKNIVFSRNGQYLLTNSNDRTLRIYENLLPLKDGRRALDDLEETHKELHGVEKLKAVGSKCLTLFRDFQDSVTKVHWKAPCFSGDGEWVVGGCASKGEHKIYIWDRAGHLVKILEGPKEALIDLAWHPVHPIVVSVSLTGLVYIWAKDYTENWSAFAPDFKELEENEEYVEREDEFDLVPETEKVKESDVNEDDEVDIVTLEKDSAFSDSDMSQDELCFLPAIPSPDVPEQQDKGVESSSKLVDSNHSGSPLSEEAGPNGRATNHASSPLEDDAGGSRMKRKRKPSEKILELQAEKVKKPLKPSGRLSKVKNKSVADLDNGNGFLGDDVSD, from the exons ATGAACGCACCCATAATCG ATCCACTGCAAGGAGATTTTCCGGAGGTAATAGAAGAGTATTTGGAACATGGGGTCATGAAGTGCATTGCTTTCAATCGCCGTGGCACCCTTCTTGCTg CTGGTTGCTCTGATGGAAACTGTGTTATCTGGGATTTCGAAACTAGGGGCATTGCTAAAGAGCTCCGTGACAAAGAGTGTAATGCTGCCATAACAAGTGTCTGTTGGTCCAAGTACGGTCACCGTATTCTTGTTTCTGCTGCTGACAAGTCGTTGACGCTTTGGGATGTTGTTAGTGGTGAAAGGATTACACGTACAACTTTGCAGCAAACCCCTTTACAAGCTCGTCTACATCCTGGTTCCTCTACTCCATCTCTCTGCCTGGCATGCCCCCTCTCATCTGCTCCCATGATAGTTGACTTGACCACTGGAAGCACAACTGTGCTGCCGGTTTCAGTCCCTGACGCGGGCAACGGACTTGTCCCTGCATCACGCAACAAATTCTCAGATGGAACTCCTCCATTCACTCCAACTGCTGCTTGCTTTAACAAGTATGGGGACCTTGTTTATGTAGGGAACTCCAAAGGggaaattttgataatagattacAAAACCATTCAAGTGCATGCCATGGTTCCTGTTACTGGGGGTGCTGTGATCAAGAACATAGTATTCAGCAGAAATGGGCAGTATCTGCTTACAAATTCGAATGATCGGACGCTTAGGATCTATGAAAACCTTTTGCCCTTGAAAGATGGGCGTAGAGCTCTTGATGACTTAGAGGAGACCCATAAAGAGCTACATGGTGTTGAGAAGTTGAAGGCGGTTGGATCAAAGTGCTTAACACTTTTCCGGGACTTTCAAGATTCTGTCACAAAGGTGCACTGGAAAGCACCTTGCTTTAGTGGTGATGGTGAGTGGGTAGTTGGTGGTTGTGCAAGCAAAGGAGAGCACAAGATTTATATATGGGATAGGGCTGGGCATCTTGTGAAAATCCTTGAAGGTCCAAAGGAAGCCTTGATTGACTTAGCATGGCATCCTGTTCACCCCATTGTTGTCTCTGTTTCCCTGACTGGCTTGGTTTATATTTGGGCTAAAGATTATACTGAGAACTGGAGTGCATTTGCTCCTGATTTCAAAGAGCTAGAGGAAAATGAGGAGTATGTAGAACGTGAAGATGAATTTGATCTAGTGCCTGAAACTGAAAAG GTAAAAGAATCAGATGTTAATGAAGATGATGAAGTTGATATAGTGACATTGGAGAAGGATTCGGCTTTCAGTGATTCAGATATGTCCCAAGACGAATTGTGCTTCTTGCCGGCCATTCCTTCTCCTGATGTTCCTGAGCAGCAAGACAAGGGCGTAGAAAGCTCGTCAAAGTTGGTGGACAGTAATCATTCTGGATCTCCTCTTTCAGAAGAGGCTGGACCAAATGGACGTGCAACAAACCATGCATCTAGCCCTCTTGAAG ATGATGCAGGAGGATCACGCATGAAAAGGAAGCGGAAGCCTTCagagaaaattttggaattgCAGGCAGAGAAGGTCAAGAAACCCTTGAAGCCTTCTGGTAGATtgtcaaaagttaaaaataaatctgTGGCTGATCTGGATAACGGTAATGGTTTTCTTGGGGATGATGTTTCTGATTAG
- the LOC115987520 gene encoding protein RBL isoform X1 — MNAPIIDPLQGDFPEVIEEYLEHGVMKCIAFNRRGTLLAAGCSDGNCVIWDFETRGIAKELRDKECNAAITSVCWSKYGHRILVSAADKSLTLWDVVSGERITRTTLQQTPLQARLHPGSSTPSLCLACPLSSAPMIVDLTTGSTTVLPVSVPDAGNGLVPASRNKFSDGTPPFTPTAACFNKYGDLVYVGNSKGEILIIDYKTIQVHAMVPVTGGAVIKNIVFSRNGQYLLTNSNDRTLRIYENLLPLKDGRRALDDLEETHKELHGVEKLKAVGSKCLTLFRDFQDSVTKVHWKAPCFSGDGEWVVGGCASKGEHKIYIWDRAGHLVKILEGPKEALIDLAWHPVHPIVVSVSLTGLVYIWAKDYTENWSAFAPDFKELEENEEYVEREDEFDLVPETEKVKESDVNEDDEVDIVTLEKDSAFSDSDMSQDELCFLPAIPSPDVPEQQDKGVESSSKLVDSNHSGSPLSEEAGPNGRATNHASSPLEDNSIADDAGGSRMKRKRKPSEKILELQAEKVKKPLKPSGRLSKVKNKSVADLDNGNGFLGDDVSD, encoded by the exons ATGAACGCACCCATAATCG ATCCACTGCAAGGAGATTTTCCGGAGGTAATAGAAGAGTATTTGGAACATGGGGTCATGAAGTGCATTGCTTTCAATCGCCGTGGCACCCTTCTTGCTg CTGGTTGCTCTGATGGAAACTGTGTTATCTGGGATTTCGAAACTAGGGGCATTGCTAAAGAGCTCCGTGACAAAGAGTGTAATGCTGCCATAACAAGTGTCTGTTGGTCCAAGTACGGTCACCGTATTCTTGTTTCTGCTGCTGACAAGTCGTTGACGCTTTGGGATGTTGTTAGTGGTGAAAGGATTACACGTACAACTTTGCAGCAAACCCCTTTACAAGCTCGTCTACATCCTGGTTCCTCTACTCCATCTCTCTGCCTGGCATGCCCCCTCTCATCTGCTCCCATGATAGTTGACTTGACCACTGGAAGCACAACTGTGCTGCCGGTTTCAGTCCCTGACGCGGGCAACGGACTTGTCCCTGCATCACGCAACAAATTCTCAGATGGAACTCCTCCATTCACTCCAACTGCTGCTTGCTTTAACAAGTATGGGGACCTTGTTTATGTAGGGAACTCCAAAGGggaaattttgataatagattacAAAACCATTCAAGTGCATGCCATGGTTCCTGTTACTGGGGGTGCTGTGATCAAGAACATAGTATTCAGCAGAAATGGGCAGTATCTGCTTACAAATTCGAATGATCGGACGCTTAGGATCTATGAAAACCTTTTGCCCTTGAAAGATGGGCGTAGAGCTCTTGATGACTTAGAGGAGACCCATAAAGAGCTACATGGTGTTGAGAAGTTGAAGGCGGTTGGATCAAAGTGCTTAACACTTTTCCGGGACTTTCAAGATTCTGTCACAAAGGTGCACTGGAAAGCACCTTGCTTTAGTGGTGATGGTGAGTGGGTAGTTGGTGGTTGTGCAAGCAAAGGAGAGCACAAGATTTATATATGGGATAGGGCTGGGCATCTTGTGAAAATCCTTGAAGGTCCAAAGGAAGCCTTGATTGACTTAGCATGGCATCCTGTTCACCCCATTGTTGTCTCTGTTTCCCTGACTGGCTTGGTTTATATTTGGGCTAAAGATTATACTGAGAACTGGAGTGCATTTGCTCCTGATTTCAAAGAGCTAGAGGAAAATGAGGAGTATGTAGAACGTGAAGATGAATTTGATCTAGTGCCTGAAACTGAAAAG GTAAAAGAATCAGATGTTAATGAAGATGATGAAGTTGATATAGTGACATTGGAGAAGGATTCGGCTTTCAGTGATTCAGATATGTCCCAAGACGAATTGTGCTTCTTGCCGGCCATTCCTTCTCCTGATGTTCCTGAGCAGCAAGACAAGGGCGTAGAAAGCTCGTCAAAGTTGGTGGACAGTAATCATTCTGGATCTCCTCTTTCAGAAGAGGCTGGACCAAATGGACGTGCAACAAACCATGCATCTAGCCCTCTTGAAG ATAATTCTATTGCAGATGATGCAGGAGGATCACGCATGAAAAGGAAGCGGAAGCCTTCagagaaaattttggaattgCAGGCAGAGAAGGTCAAGAAACCCTTGAAGCCTTCTGGTAGATtgtcaaaagttaaaaataaatctgTGGCTGATCTGGATAACGGTAATGGTTTTCTTGGGGATGATGTTTCTGATTAG